Proteins co-encoded in one Opitutus terrae PB90-1 genomic window:
- a CDS encoding choice-of-anchor K domain-containing protein, with the protein MLNRIRATSALALGLVLTAAAANAQLLLSGHTTGSFQDLSEANTTVTNAGDGSSATFQTGIATTGSTQSRIEFQNATFSDVGSGEPIQVGLFNITNGVTELGSGAPTAQFNLGLELNSPEMQQLVLSTITFHIDHTPNRPGAVPDTFAVTFNQPAPVKIQNTLVQFHVNVDPSEFPIAENGTIQKGDITVTFTPVPEPSTYAACGAALLVGLIGYRRFRATRSPVAV; encoded by the coding sequence ATGCTTAACCGCATTCGCGCAACATCCGCACTGGCCTTGGGGCTTGTGCTGACAGCCGCGGCCGCCAACGCCCAGCTTCTGCTGAGCGGCCACACCACCGGCTCGTTTCAAGACTTGTCGGAGGCCAACACCACTGTGACGAACGCCGGCGACGGCAGTTCAGCCACGTTCCAGACTGGCATCGCCACGACGGGCTCGACGCAATCGCGCATCGAGTTCCAGAACGCGACGTTCAGCGACGTGGGGTCCGGTGAGCCGATCCAGGTGGGGCTGTTCAACATCACCAACGGCGTGACGGAACTTGGCTCGGGCGCGCCCACGGCCCAGTTCAATCTTGGCCTCGAGCTCAACTCTCCGGAGATGCAGCAACTGGTGCTCAGCACGATCACCTTCCATATCGATCACACGCCCAATCGTCCGGGCGCGGTGCCCGATACGTTCGCCGTGACGTTTAACCAGCCCGCGCCGGTGAAAATCCAGAACACGCTCGTGCAGTTCCACGTGAACGTTGACCCGAGCGAGTTCCCGATCGCCGAGAACGGCACGATCCAGAAAGGCGACATCACGGTGACGTTCACCCCCGTACCCGAGCCGTCCACCTATGCCGCGTGCGGCGCTGCTCTACTCGTCGGCCTGATCGGCTACCGCCGCTTCCGCGCGACGCGCAGTCCGGTCGCGGTCTGA
- a CDS encoding DUF1846 domain-containing protein, protein MAPRIGFDNERYLEQQSAAILERVKGFDSKLYLEFGGKLLFDYHASRVLPGFAPNVKMQLLQKLRDQAEVVICIYAGDIEKKKMRADFGITYDTDTLKTIDDLREWNVIVRAVVITRFDEQPAAVAFKNRLERRGVRVYTHRPTRGYPADVDTIVSEAGYGANPAIETERPIVVVTGPGPGSGKLATCLSQLYHEHKRGVRAHYAKFETFPIWNLPLKHEVNVAYEAATAELKDVNLIDHFHLEAYGQQAVNYNRDLEAFPLLRRIVERITGEPSFYKSPTDMGVNRAGFGIVDDAACREASKQEIIRRYYSYACEYAMGLVDKETVQRVEMLMNAQGLSPKDRQVVAHAHEAARLGQEAGKGRDGICCAAALELKDGRIVTGKNSPHMHAAASLVLNAAKLLADIPDNLHLLPPIITTSLAHFKKNVLKRNVMSLDLEETLIALSISATMNPAASAAIEQLKELSGCDVHLTHIPSPGDAAGLRKLGVQLTSDPEFASKLLYLT, encoded by the coding sequence ATGGCTCCGCGCATTGGCTTCGACAACGAACGTTATCTGGAACAGCAGAGCGCCGCGATTCTCGAGCGGGTGAAGGGCTTCGACAGCAAGCTCTACCTCGAGTTCGGCGGCAAACTGCTCTTCGACTATCACGCCTCCCGCGTGCTGCCGGGGTTCGCACCCAATGTGAAGATGCAGCTCCTCCAGAAGCTGCGCGATCAGGCGGAGGTCGTGATCTGCATCTACGCCGGCGACATCGAAAAGAAAAAGATGCGCGCCGACTTCGGGATCACCTACGACACCGATACGCTCAAGACGATCGATGACCTGCGCGAGTGGAACGTCATTGTGCGTGCGGTCGTCATCACGCGGTTTGACGAACAGCCCGCCGCCGTCGCGTTCAAGAACCGGCTCGAACGCCGCGGCGTGCGCGTCTACACGCACCGGCCCACGCGCGGCTACCCCGCGGACGTCGACACGATCGTCAGCGAAGCCGGCTACGGCGCGAACCCGGCCATCGAGACCGAGCGGCCGATCGTCGTCGTCACCGGCCCCGGGCCCGGCAGTGGCAAACTCGCGACGTGCCTCAGCCAGCTCTATCACGAGCACAAGCGCGGCGTGCGCGCGCACTACGCGAAATTTGAAACTTTCCCGATTTGGAATCTCCCGCTGAAGCACGAGGTGAACGTCGCCTACGAGGCCGCCACGGCCGAGCTGAAGGACGTCAACCTCATCGACCACTTTCACCTCGAGGCCTATGGCCAGCAAGCGGTGAACTACAACCGCGACCTCGAGGCGTTTCCCCTCCTGCGACGGATCGTCGAACGGATCACGGGGGAGCCGTCGTTCTACAAATCACCCACTGACATGGGCGTGAATCGCGCCGGCTTTGGCATCGTCGACGACGCGGCCTGCCGCGAAGCCAGCAAGCAGGAGATCATCCGTCGCTACTACAGCTACGCGTGCGAATACGCCATGGGGCTCGTCGACAAGGAGACGGTACAGCGCGTCGAGATGTTGATGAACGCCCAGGGTCTCTCGCCGAAGGACCGGCAAGTCGTCGCGCATGCGCACGAAGCGGCGCGGCTCGGCCAGGAGGCCGGCAAGGGCCGCGACGGCATCTGCTGCGCCGCCGCGCTCGAGTTGAAGGACGGCCGCATCGTGACCGGCAAAAACTCGCCGCACATGCACGCCGCCGCGAGCCTCGTGCTGAACGCCGCGAAGCTGCTCGCCGACATCCCCGACAACCTGCACCTGTTGCCGCCCATCATCACGACGTCGCTCGCGCACTTTAAGAAAAACGTGCTCAAGCGAAACGTGATGAGCCTCGACCTCGAGGAGACGCTCATCGCGCTCAGCATCAGTGCGACGATGAATCCGGCGGCCAGCGCGGCGATCGAGCAGCTCAAGGAACTCAGCGGCTGCGACGTGCACCTCACGCACATCCCGAGCCCCGGCGACGCCGCCGGACTCCGCAAGCTCGGCGTGCAGCTGACCAGCGATCCGGAGTTCGCTTCGAAGCTGCTTTATCTTACCTGA
- a CDS encoding SIS domain-containing protein — protein MKPAVIEGAYLRDLLAQPAAVTATLTALNHGPDLARFRAAFTSGQLQRVVLTGMGSSYTALHPLQLQWVRAGRTVVRVETSELVHHQPGWLTPETLVVAVSQSGASAEIIRLLELNRGRAPVIGVTNTPDSVLARAADACVPLAAGLEATVACKTYVASLVALSWLEFALTAPDRWEDAAAELRDAANAMGDYLVQWREHVGSLAALLGRERATFFLGRGVSLAAADTAGLIMKEAARCPAESSSCAAFRHGPLELLGPATQVVVFAGEALTLELNRRLWRECCAAGAHAWWCGVDSAQPAFRLPAHAAPALPLLEILPVQMMTVALAALGGREAGQFARASKVTTVE, from the coding sequence ATGAAGCCCGCCGTCATCGAAGGCGCTTACCTGCGCGATCTTCTTGCCCAGCCCGCCGCCGTGACCGCCACGTTGACCGCCTTGAACCACGGGCCGGACCTGGCGCGGTTCCGCGCCGCGTTCACGAGCGGCCAGCTGCAGCGCGTGGTGCTGACCGGAATGGGATCCAGCTACACCGCGCTCCACCCGCTTCAGCTTCAGTGGGTGCGAGCCGGCCGCACGGTCGTGCGCGTGGAAACGTCCGAATTGGTGCATCACCAGCCCGGCTGGCTCACGCCGGAGACGCTCGTCGTAGCCGTCAGCCAGAGCGGCGCCAGTGCGGAAATAATCCGGCTGCTCGAGCTGAATCGCGGACGAGCGCCGGTCATCGGTGTCACGAACACGCCTGACAGCGTGCTCGCTCGCGCCGCCGACGCGTGCGTGCCCCTCGCAGCGGGATTGGAAGCCACCGTCGCGTGCAAAACCTATGTCGCGAGTCTGGTCGCGTTGAGCTGGCTTGAGTTCGCGCTGACCGCACCGGATCGTTGGGAGGACGCCGCCGCGGAACTGCGCGACGCCGCGAATGCGATGGGCGACTATCTCGTTCAGTGGCGCGAGCATGTTGGCAGTCTCGCAGCGTTGCTCGGGCGCGAGCGCGCGACGTTTTTCCTCGGTCGCGGCGTTTCACTCGCCGCCGCCGACACCGCCGGACTGATCATGAAGGAGGCCGCGCGTTGTCCCGCCGAGAGCTCGAGCTGTGCCGCGTTCCGGCACGGTCCCCTCGAACTGCTCGGACCGGCGACGCAGGTCGTGGTGTTCGCGGGCGAGGCCCTGACGCTCGAACTGAACCGCCGCCTGTGGCGCGAATGCTGCGCGGCGGGCGCTCACGCGTGGTGGTGCGGCGTCGATAGCGCGCAGCCGGCGTTTCGACTGCCGGCGCACGCAGCGCCCGCGCTCCCGCTGCTCGAGATCCTGCCCGTCCAGATGATGACGGTTGCGCTCGCTGCACTCGGCGGCCGCGAGGCGGGCCAGTTCGCGCGCGCGTCCAAGGTGACCACCGTCGAGTGA
- a CDS encoding nucleotidyl transferase AbiEii/AbiGii toxin family protein, with translation MDSILRLNARQRAELYQAASQQLGMAEVIIEKDFWVCWSLRELFALPGIGDHLLFKGGTSLSKVWRAIARFSEDIDVSLSREWLGFVGPRDPEAADTGKQQRARIENLATACAQKIEAEILPALRARASAALGPDGWAIAIDADDPQTLRFTYPTVLGAGAPDGYIRREVRIECGARSDDWPADEKTILPYVAEAYPSTITNAAVPLRVLSIERTFWEKATILHAEAHREESKATPSRYSRHYADLAALAFHASAEAALARDDLRARVVEHKSVFFASAWASYETAIPGTFRLVPAAYRLAALEADYRDMQEMFFQQPRAWSDIVSTLQELERRINDAAKR, from the coding sequence ATGGACTCCATCCTCAGACTCAACGCCCGCCAGCGCGCCGAACTCTACCAAGCGGCCTCGCAGCAACTCGGCATGGCCGAGGTCATCATCGAAAAGGATTTCTGGGTCTGCTGGAGCCTGCGGGAGCTTTTCGCGCTACCGGGCATCGGCGATCATCTGCTGTTCAAGGGCGGCACGTCGCTCTCGAAAGTCTGGCGCGCGATTGCGCGATTTTCGGAAGACATCGACGTGTCACTCAGTCGGGAATGGCTGGGATTCGTGGGCCCGCGCGATCCGGAAGCGGCGGACACCGGCAAGCAGCAGCGAGCGCGGATCGAAAACCTGGCGACCGCGTGCGCGCAAAAGATCGAAGCGGAGATTCTGCCCGCGCTGCGCGCTCGCGCCAGCGCGGCGCTAGGCCCGGACGGCTGGGCTATCGCCATCGACGCCGATGATCCGCAGACCCTGCGCTTCACTTACCCGACGGTCCTGGGAGCAGGCGCACCGGATGGATACATCCGCCGGGAAGTGCGCATCGAATGCGGCGCTCGCTCCGACGATTGGCCCGCGGACGAAAAAACAATTCTGCCCTACGTCGCCGAAGCCTATCCGTCCACCATTACGAATGCAGCGGTGCCCTTACGAGTCCTCTCGATTGAACGCACCTTCTGGGAGAAGGCGACGATCCTCCATGCCGAAGCGCACCGTGAGGAGTCGAAGGCGACGCCATCGCGCTACTCGCGCCACTACGCCGATCTGGCGGCGTTGGCTTTTCACGCGAGCGCGGAGGCGGCCCTCGCCCGGGACGATCTGCGTGCTCGCGTGGTGGAGCACAAGAGCGTCTTCTTCGCGTCGGCGTGGGCGAGCTATGAAACCGCCATTCCCGGAACGTTTCGACTCGTTCCCGCCGCGTATCGTCTCGCTGCACTGGAAGCCGACTACCGCGACATGCAGGAAATGTTTTTCCAGCAACCGCGCGCGTGGAGCGACATCGTGAGCACGCTCCAGGAGTTGGAGCGCAGGATCAACGATGCCGCGAAACGCTAG
- a CDS encoding DUF6088 family protein produces the protein MKRASKPQYTDHSILRRIESDRSGRAFSAGDFATLGSPAAVRKALERLTKAGRLRRIRRGFYDRPRSHPLLGETAPDPMQLVRSVMKNTGAQWQVSGAYAANQLHLTEQVPARIVVLTNGVPRKIALGKLTLDFRRAAPRNLLGAGKSSGLVFQALRYLGKDQVTPAVVARLQREVDPATKQELAKLAPKMAAWLRPFIQQITAS, from the coding sequence ATGAAACGGGCCTCTAAGCCACAATACACGGACCATTCGATTCTCAGGCGGATCGAAAGTGACCGCTCAGGCCGGGCTTTCTCGGCCGGGGATTTCGCCACGTTGGGCAGCCCCGCCGCTGTGCGCAAAGCATTGGAGCGTCTCACAAAAGCCGGCCGACTGCGCCGCATCCGTCGCGGCTTCTACGACCGCCCCCGGTCTCATCCCCTCCTCGGCGAGACGGCACCCGATCCCATGCAACTCGTGCGGAGCGTCATGAAAAACACGGGCGCACAGTGGCAGGTTTCCGGCGCTTATGCGGCCAACCAGCTTCACCTCACGGAACAGGTTCCGGCTCGCATCGTCGTCCTCACGAACGGCGTGCCGCGAAAAATCGCGCTCGGCAAACTGACGCTGGATTTTCGGCGCGCGGCCCCGCGCAATCTCCTCGGGGCCGGGAAGTCTTCCGGCCTCGTGTTCCAAGCCCTTCGCTATCTCGGCAAGGATCAGGTCACTCCCGCGGTCGTCGCGCGGCTGCAACGTGAGGTCGATCCGGCCACGAAACAGGAACTGGCGAAACTCGCGCCCAAAATGGCGGCCTGGCTCCGCCCGTTCATTCAACAAATCACGGCCTCCTGA
- a CDS encoding site-specific integrase — translation MRKPYYSLDRSTDGGLEHFYCERRTLADFRRGALGDYFDGLALTLKKNGYSIHHGCGILGTCCMFNVYVTERGITKASAISAELVEPFLDDYLRGVRTTSARYSPRDNARAHLRHLFFYLEALKVITPPKPVQVVTPYSWILDPYIVHLRDERAVAPVTVKRHLAHTTAFLEFLKHDVQRPRLKTISAEQVEAQLKRHMKDSKDNVRSLSSSLRSFLRYCADHGHTQADFSELVPRQRHYRHASLPRGIEDSALERVLAAIDKTKPNGARDYAIILLLMAYGIRAISAAKLVMEDLDWRQAKIRFRAQKGGKEVIVPLLDAVGDAIIEWLRHRDPRTPHREVFLSTKAPHGSLSSMAISTVVKHYLHKAGVHQPGRGAHSLRHSWAIRALEHDQPIKAIADALGHRYIDTTYIYAKADLKTLRQVAMPWPAR, via the coding sequence ATGCGCAAGCCCTACTATTCTTTGGATCGCTCGACGGATGGCGGCCTGGAGCACTTTTACTGCGAGCGACGGACGCTGGCTGACTTTCGGCGTGGCGCGCTGGGCGATTACTTCGACGGTTTGGCTCTGACGCTGAAGAAGAACGGGTATTCGATCCACCACGGCTGCGGCATTCTCGGCACTTGCTGCATGTTCAACGTCTACGTGACGGAGCGTGGCATCACCAAGGCCTCGGCTATTTCCGCCGAGTTGGTCGAGCCTTTCTTGGACGACTATCTCCGCGGGGTCCGCACCACCAGCGCCCGCTATTCGCCGCGCGACAACGCGCGAGCGCACTTGCGCCATCTGTTTTTCTATCTGGAGGCGCTCAAGGTTATCACTCCGCCCAAGCCGGTGCAGGTCGTGACGCCCTACAGTTGGATCCTCGATCCTTATATCGTCCATCTACGCGACGAGCGCGCCGTGGCGCCAGTGACGGTGAAGCGCCACCTCGCGCACACCACCGCGTTCCTCGAGTTCCTGAAGCACGACGTGCAACGGCCGCGCCTCAAGACCATCAGCGCCGAGCAGGTGGAGGCGCAGCTCAAGCGGCACATGAAGGACAGCAAAGACAACGTGCGCTCGTTGTCATCGAGCCTTCGCTCTTTCCTCCGCTACTGCGCGGATCACGGCCACACTCAGGCGGACTTCTCCGAGTTGGTCCCGCGACAGCGGCACTATCGGCACGCTTCGCTCCCCAGGGGCATCGAGGATTCGGCGCTCGAACGCGTGCTGGCTGCGATCGACAAGACGAAGCCTAATGGCGCACGCGACTACGCGATCATTCTGTTGCTGATGGCGTATGGCATCCGTGCGATCTCCGCTGCAAAACTCGTGATGGAGGATCTCGACTGGCGGCAGGCCAAGATCCGCTTTCGCGCGCAAAAAGGCGGCAAGGAAGTGATCGTTCCGCTCCTCGATGCGGTCGGGGACGCGATCATCGAGTGGCTCCGTCACCGCGACCCGCGCACGCCTCATCGCGAGGTGTTCCTCAGCACCAAGGCGCCGCACGGATCGCTGAGCAGCATGGCGATCTCCACCGTGGTGAAGCACTACCTGCACAAGGCCGGCGTTCATCAGCCCGGACGCGGCGCGCACTCGTTACGGCATTCGTGGGCGATCCGCGCGTTGGAGCACGATCAACCGATCAAGGCCATCGCCGATGCCCTGGGGCATCGTTACATCGACACCACCTACATCTACGCCAAGGCTGACTTGAAGACACTGCGGCAGGTGGCGATGCCGTGGCCGGCGAGGTGA
- a CDS encoding tyrosine-type recombinase/integrase: MALELRYPRSKWWYGRVAIGERRILKNLAVEVRGSVPPTLTELGDMAFERTRAKAQAALEKLQLDLKRRASAEELVQTIHEIRTGARVSSIPLAEIGARWCAVLRRRPLSASYQKQKVACIERFIRFAKKASPSLYEMAQVQAPLANAFCRAELARGVAAKTYNHTLIHLRSVFHVLRKEAGIAENPFATIPLQDGETVFRKPFSVEELSLLEEKAQADPFIYPLIVTGMCTAMRRGDCCTLRRSSVDLEGGFVTVKTAKTGETVQIPIFPLLRSVLEKALAKPAPRPPFYVFPELEAHYRLNPDHLTDRVRRVMKAAGFFNPKDNEDAPSRGAVQQEREHGLRKASLRDFHSLRVTWVTVALTAGVPLEIVQKVTGHRTTAIVLKHYFQPGREEFRRTLAGRLPALLGERSKPTSPPPEAFNVDELRAKLTAMEASTWRHTRDELLTRLPLEVKVTPPAKSLLEPSFAA; encoded by the coding sequence ATGGCATTGGAACTACGTTATCCGCGCAGCAAGTGGTGGTATGGCCGCGTCGCGATTGGTGAACGTCGGATTCTTAAAAACCTCGCGGTGGAAGTCCGTGGCAGCGTCCCGCCCACGCTGACCGAACTCGGCGACATGGCTTTCGAGCGCACGCGCGCGAAGGCGCAAGCCGCCCTCGAAAAACTGCAACTCGATCTGAAGCGACGCGCCAGCGCGGAGGAACTGGTGCAGACGATCCACGAAATCCGGACGGGCGCGCGGGTCAGTTCGATCCCGCTCGCTGAAATCGGCGCCCGATGGTGCGCAGTCCTCCGCCGCCGTCCCCTCAGCGCGAGCTACCAAAAACAGAAGGTCGCCTGCATCGAGCGGTTCATCCGTTTCGCGAAGAAAGCCTCCCCTTCGCTCTACGAAATGGCGCAAGTCCAGGCTCCGCTGGCCAACGCCTTTTGTCGGGCGGAGCTGGCGCGCGGCGTCGCCGCCAAGACCTACAACCACACCTTGATTCATCTGCGGTCGGTGTTTCACGTGCTACGCAAGGAAGCGGGCATTGCGGAAAATCCGTTTGCGACCATCCCCCTCCAGGATGGCGAGACGGTTTTCCGAAAGCCTTTCTCGGTCGAGGAACTCTCGTTGCTCGAAGAGAAAGCCCAGGCCGATCCCTTCATCTATCCGCTTATCGTCACCGGCATGTGCACCGCGATGCGCCGCGGCGACTGCTGCACGCTCCGGCGCAGCTCGGTTGACCTCGAAGGCGGCTTTGTGACCGTAAAAACGGCGAAGACCGGTGAGACGGTGCAAATCCCGATCTTCCCGCTTCTGCGGAGCGTGTTGGAAAAGGCGTTGGCGAAGCCGGCTCCCCGCCCGCCGTTCTATGTCTTCCCGGAATTGGAGGCACATTACCGGCTCAATCCGGATCACCTCACCGATCGGGTGCGCCGGGTGATGAAGGCGGCGGGCTTCTTCAATCCGAAGGATAACGAGGACGCGCCGTCGCGTGGCGCCGTGCAGCAGGAACGCGAGCACGGGCTGCGCAAGGCCTCGCTCCGCGATTTTCATTCGCTCCGCGTGACGTGGGTGACGGTGGCACTCACGGCCGGCGTGCCGCTGGAAATCGTGCAGAAGGTCACCGGGCACCGCACCACGGCGATTGTGCTCAAGCACTATTTCCAGCCCGGACGGGAAGAGTTTCGGCGCACCCTGGCCGGCCGGCTGCCGGCGCTGTTGGGTGAGCGCTCGAAGCCGACGTCCCCTCCGCCTGAGGCATTCAACGTGGACGAACTACGCGCTAAACTCACCGCGATGGAGGCATCGACGTGGCGGCACACCCGGGACGAACTGCTCACGCGCTTGCCACTGGAGGTGAAGGTCACGCCCCCGGCGAAGTCCCTCCTCGAACCGTCCTTCGCGGCATGA
- a CDS encoding DEAD/DEAH box helicase gives MLANAFECLQKLTLPDRWQALALAGLRAGRDVIVDAPTGAGKTYVFERWVEQSSSGKRALFTVPTRALANDKYAEWRSRGWRVGIMTGDLCVDPEAPVIVATLEAVQGSVVGARAAAQGPRSRAKDRGEPFHLLVIDEYHWIADPHRGNHYEGVLLSVPPELQLLLLSGAVANPGDVAAWLNRLGRNAEVVQHRERPVQLEEVDVDDLVHGLPRVIEGYWSKRVAGALREGLGPVLVFAPHRRDAERLARQFARELPLADPLTLTPEQEQLCGPTLSKMLRARVAYHHSGLSYAQRAGLIEPLAKAGQLRAVVATLGLSAGINFSLRSVLITASSYRHEQLDHEIAPHELLQMIGRAGRRGLDEAGFVLVSSGTPRMRRAEPLRLKRANALPWAFFLRQLRAGRDAAELAATEAARFFAEGRIALGADHTARLPLARLPCGELTDTGRARVVRRERNPFAGCNTCSLRSACLALTPQPTLLWQWQRTGVLDRQLRLTVRGEIVSAFLGPEGLALAAALENRRYPLDDLMFDAANLFAGERFCGTNPRWLGRLAAECTRAYRRLTIDGWLQEGLPVNYGSGASEAVRALVEQRARTREVLDAVETAGRGDLDRLLTEWRSLLRQAAAAGPLEGDGAPMTGRDQFIAERWEEFRLMARSWLDQTRHEALPELPPLTPDQRRPVNHSVLRARRPQPPGRAEPSRTLQTAAR, from the coding sequence GTGCTTGCGAACGCGTTTGAGTGCCTGCAAAAGCTGACGCTGCCAGACCGCTGGCAGGCGCTGGCACTCGCGGGTTTGCGTGCGGGGCGCGACGTGATCGTCGATGCGCCGACGGGCGCTGGCAAAACGTACGTGTTCGAGCGCTGGGTGGAACAAAGCAGCTCGGGCAAGCGTGCGCTGTTCACCGTGCCGACGCGCGCGCTGGCGAACGACAAATACGCGGAGTGGCGCAGCCGCGGCTGGCGCGTCGGCATCATGACCGGCGACTTGTGTGTCGATCCCGAAGCACCGGTGATTGTGGCGACGCTCGAGGCCGTGCAAGGCTCGGTGGTGGGTGCGCGCGCAGCAGCGCAGGGTCCGCGCTCGCGGGCGAAAGATCGCGGCGAGCCGTTTCATCTGCTCGTGATCGACGAGTATCACTGGATCGCGGATCCTCATCGCGGCAACCACTACGAAGGCGTCCTGCTTTCGGTGCCGCCGGAGTTGCAGCTGCTCTTGCTCTCCGGCGCGGTTGCCAACCCCGGTGACGTCGCCGCCTGGCTGAATCGGCTCGGTCGCAATGCCGAGGTCGTGCAGCATCGCGAACGTCCCGTGCAACTGGAGGAAGTGGACGTGGACGACCTGGTGCACGGGCTGCCGCGCGTGATCGAAGGCTACTGGTCGAAACGCGTGGCCGGCGCGCTGCGCGAGGGACTCGGGCCGGTGCTGGTGTTTGCGCCGCACCGCCGCGACGCCGAACGGCTGGCGCGGCAGTTTGCACGCGAGCTGCCGCTGGCCGATCCGCTGACGTTGACGCCGGAGCAGGAACAACTGTGCGGCCCCACGCTGAGCAAGATGCTGCGCGCGCGCGTCGCTTACCACCATAGCGGACTGAGTTACGCGCAACGGGCGGGCTTGATCGAACCGCTCGCGAAAGCGGGCCAGCTGCGCGCGGTCGTGGCGACGCTCGGGCTGAGCGCCGGAATCAACTTTTCGCTGCGGTCGGTGTTGATCACCGCGAGCAGTTATCGTCACGAGCAATTGGATCACGAGATCGCACCACATGAGTTGCTGCAGATGATCGGGCGCGCCGGCCGGCGTGGTCTGGATGAGGCGGGCTTCGTGCTCGTGAGCAGTGGCACGCCGCGTATGCGACGCGCAGAGCCGCTGCGCTTGAAGCGCGCGAACGCGCTGCCGTGGGCGTTTTTCCTGCGCCAACTGCGCGCCGGCCGTGATGCCGCCGAACTGGCGGCGACCGAGGCGGCGCGGTTTTTCGCGGAAGGCCGGATCGCGCTCGGCGCCGATCATACGGCCCGGCTGCCGCTGGCGCGGTTGCCGTGCGGCGAGTTGACCGACACCGGCCGCGCGCGCGTCGTGCGCCGCGAGCGGAATCCTTTTGCGGGTTGCAACACCTGTTCATTGCGCAGCGCCTGCCTCGCGCTCACGCCGCAGCCGACGCTGCTCTGGCAGTGGCAACGCACGGGCGTGCTCGACCGGCAGTTGCGGCTCACGGTGCGCGGCGAGATCGTGTCGGCGTTCCTCGGGCCGGAAGGGCTGGCGCTCGCCGCGGCGCTGGAGAATCGCCGCTATCCGCTGGACGATCTGATGTTCGACGCGGCGAACCTGTTTGCGGGCGAACGATTCTGCGGCACGAATCCGCGGTGGCTCGGCCGCTTGGCGGCGGAGTGCACGCGCGCCTACCGGCGGTTGACCATCGATGGCTGGCTGCAGGAAGGCCTGCCGGTGAACTACGGCTCGGGCGCCAGTGAAGCGGTGCGCGCGCTGGTGGAGCAACGCGCGCGCACGCGCGAAGTGCTCGATGCGGTGGAAACCGCCGGCCGCGGGGATCTCGACCGGCTGTTGACGGAGTGGCGCAGCCTGCTCCGACAAGCGGCGGCCGCGGGGCCGCTCGAAGGCGATGGCGCGCCGATGACCGGCCGCGATCAGTTCATTGCGGAACGCTGGGAGGAGTTTCGGTTGATGGCGCGAAGCTGGCTCGACCAAACGCGCCACGAAGCGCTGCCCGAGCTTCCGCCTTTGACGCCGGACCAGCGCCGGCCGGTGAATCACAGCGTGCTGCGCGCGCGTCGGCCGCAACCGCCCGGGCGGGCGGAACCGTCGCGCACGTTGCAGACCGCGGCCCGCTGA